A genomic segment from Taeniopygia guttata chromosome 32, bTaeGut7.mat, whole genome shotgun sequence encodes:
- the GABARAP gene encoding gamma-aminobutyric acid receptor-associated protein isoform X1, giving the protein MKFLYKEEHPFEKRRCEGEKIRKKYPDRVPVIVEKAPKARIGDLDKKKYLVPSDLTVGQFYFLIRKRIHLRAEDALFFFVNNVIPPTSATMGQLYQEHHEEDFFLYIAYSDESVYGA; this is encoded by the exons atGAAGTTCCTGTACAAGGAGGAGCACCCGTTCGAGAAGCGGCGCTGCGAGGGGGAGAAGATCCGCAAGAAGTACCCGGACCGAGTGCCG gtgaTCGTGGAGAAGGCGCCCAAGGCCCGGATTGGGGACCTGGACAAGAAGAAATACCTGGTGCCCTCCGACCTCACAG TGGGGCAGTTCTATTTCCTGATCCGGAAGCGGATCCACCTGCGGGCCGAGGACGCGCTCTTCTTCTTCGTCAACAACGTCATCCCCCCCACCAGCGCCACCATGGGCCAGCTCTACCAG GAACACCACGAGGAGGATTTCTTCCTTTACATCGCCTACAGCGACGAGAGCGTCTACGGGGCCTGA
- the GABARAP gene encoding gamma-aminobutyric acid receptor-associated protein isoform X2, whose protein sequence is MSVKGRSLRRWRAVRRWRRRGGAGPYPCALPTLRSRSRSRSRSRPGPVRPRPRSRPGPAMKFLYKEEHPFEKRRCEGEKIRKKYPDRVPVIVEKAPKARIGDLDKKKYLVPSDLTAGQFYFLIQKRIHLRAEDALLSFWVDFWVFRAEFGGLG, encoded by the exons ATGTCCGTCAAGGGGCGCTCCTTACGCCGTTGGCGTGCCGTACGCCGTTGGCGcaggcgcggcggggcgggcccgtATCCCTGCGCGCTCCCGACGctccggtcccggtcccggtcccggtcccggtcccggcccggccccgtcaggccccggccccggtcccggcccggcccggccatGAAGTTCCTGTACAAGGAGGAGCACCCGTTCGAGAAGCGGCGCTGCGAGGGGGAGAAGATCCGCAAGAAGTACCCGGACCGAGTGCCG gtgaTCGTGGAGAAGGCGCCCAAGGCCCGGATTGGGGACCTGGACAAGAAGAAATACCTGGTGCCCTCCGACCTCACAG CGGGGCAGTTCTATTTCCTGATCCAGAAGCGGATCCACCTGCGGGCCGAGGACGCTCTGCTCAgtttttgggttgatttttgggtttttagggctgagtttgggggtttggggtag